Proteins encoded within one genomic window of Bradyrhizobium sp. CB1717:
- a CDS encoding cold-shock protein, with the protein MAMGTVKWFNTQKGYGFIQPDDGQKDVFVHISAVERAGLSSLNEGQKVSFDIVADRRSGKSSADNLRVG; encoded by the coding sequence ATGGCTATGGGCACCGTGAAGTGGTTCAACACCCAAAAGGGTTATGGTTTCATCCAGCCGGACGACGGCCAGAAGGACGTGTTCGTGCACATCAGCGCCGTCGAGCGCGCTGGCCTCTCCTCCCTCAACGAGGGTCAGAAGGTCTCGTTCGACATCGTCGCCGACCGCCGCAGCGGCAAGTCGTCGGCTGACAATCTCCGCGTCGGCTAA